Proteins encoded in a region of the Melospiza georgiana isolate bMelGeo1 chromosome 2, bMelGeo1.pri, whole genome shotgun sequence genome:
- the SLC5A3 gene encoding sodium/myo-inositol cotransporter, protein MRASLEPADIAIVALYFVLVMCIGFFAMWKNNRSTVSGYFLAGRSMTWVAIGASLFVSNIGSEHFIGLAGSGAASGFAVGAWEFNALMLLQLLGWVFVPVYIRSGVYTMPEYLSKRFGGHRIQIYFAALSLLLYIFTKLSVDLYSGALFIQESLGWNLYLSVILLIGMTALLTVTGGLVAVIYTDTLQALLMIIGALTLMIISLMEVGGFEEVKRRYMLASPNITSILLTYNISNTNSCNVSPKPDSLKMLREPTDEDIPWPGFLLGQTPASVWYWCADQVIVQRVLAAKNIAHAKGSTLMAGFLKLLPMFIIVVPGMISRILFVDDIACINPEHCFQVCGSRAGCSNIAYPRLVMNLVPVGLRGLMMAVMIAALMSDLDSIFNSASTIFTLDVYKLIRKSATSRELMIVGRVFVAFMVVISIAWVPIIVEMQGGQMYLYIQEVADYLTPPVAALFLMAIFWKRCNEQGAFYGGMAGFVLGAIRLVLAFFYRAPECDQPDTRPGFIKHIHYMYVATALFWITGIVTVVVSLLTPPPTKEQVRTTTFWALWKRGAPDGAGKGELYQGQEKSILKCNENANHIIPNGKSEENIKNVKPEDINLLVTCRDDSNPVISVSHSEVETPVDCYSNGQAALMGEKKHEEEEGTDNRARHLKFIDWFCGFKSKNVNKRVVREVEEETVCLQMLEETPKVKLLLNTGLVCVCSLGIFMFVYFSL, encoded by the coding sequence ATGAGGGCTTCTTTGGAGCCAGCAGACATTGCCATTGTGGCCCTGTACTTCGTGCTTGTAATGTGCATAGGTTTCTTTGCCATGTGGAAAAACAATCGGAGCACCGTGAGTGGCTACTTTTTGGCAGGGCGTTCTATGACCTGGGTAGCTATCGGGGCCTCGTTGTTTGTGAGCAATATTGGAAGTGAACATTTCATTGGGCTCGCAGGATCTGGAGCGGCGAGCGGATTCGCCGTAGGCGCGTGGGAGTTCAACGCCTTAATGCTTTTGCAGCTTTTGGGATGGGTCTTCGTGCCAGTCTACATCCGCTCGGGAGTGTACACCATGCCCGAATACTTGTCCAAGCGGTTCGGAGGGCATAGGATTCAAATCTATTTTGCAGCGTTGTCTCTGCTTCTTTATATCTTCACCAAACTCTCGGTTGACTTGTATTCGGGGGCGCTTTTTATCCAAGAGTCCCTAGGGTGGAACCTGTACCTGTCGGTGATCCTGCTGATCGGAATGACGGCGCTGCTGACCGTGACCGGAGGGCTGGTGGCCGTCATCTACACGGACACCCTCCAGGCGCTGCTTATGATCATCGGGGCCCTCACACTCATGATCATAAGCCTCATGGAGGTCGGTGGGTTTGAAGAAGTGAAAAGGAGGTACATGTTGGCGTCACCGAACATCACCTCCATCCTCCTCACCTACAACATCTCCAACACCAACTCCTGCAACGTCAGCCCGAAGCCCGACTCTCTCAAAATGCTGCGCGAGCCGACGGACGAAGACATTCCCTGGCCCGGGTTTCTGCTGGGACAGACCCCGGCCTCGGTGTGGTACTGGTGCGCCGACCAAGTCATAGTGCAGAGAGTTCTGGCCGCCAAAAACATCGCTCACGCCAAAGGCTCCACCCTCATGGCCGGCTTCTTGAAGCTGCTGCCCATGTTCATCATCGTGGTGCCGGGCATGATCTCCCGCATCCTGTTTGTGGATGACATCGCCTGCATCAACCCCGAGCACTGCTTCCAGGTGTGCGGGAGCAGGGCCGGCTGCTCCAACATCGCCTACCCGCGCCTGGTGATGAACCTGGTGCCCGTGGGGCTGCGCGGGCTCATGATGGCCGTGATGATCGCCGCCCTGATGAGCGACCTGGACTCCATCTTCAACAGCGCCAGCACCATCTTCACGCTCGACGTCTACAAGCTCATCCGGAAGAGCGCGACCTCCCGGGAGCTCATGATCGTGGGCAGGGTGTTCGTGGCCTTCATGGTGGTGATCAGCATCGCCTGGGTGCCCATCATCGTGGAGATGCAGGGCGGGCAGATGTACCTGTACATCCAGGAGGTGGCGGATTACCTGACCCCGCCGGTGGCCGCCCTGTTCCTCATGGCCATCTTCTGGAAGCGCTGCAACGAGCAGGGGGCTTTCTACGGCGGCATGGCCGGGTTCGTCCTGGGCGCCATCCGCCTCGTCCTGGCCTTCTTCTACCGCGCTCCCGAGTGCGACCAGCCGGACACCAGGCCCGGCTTCATCAAGCACATCCACTACATGTACGTGGCCACGGCGCTGTTCTGGATCACCGGGATCGTGACGGTCGTGGTGAGCCTGCTGACGCCGCCGCCCACCAAGGAGCAGGTGCGGACCACCACGTTCTGGGCCCTGTGGAAGCGCGGCGCGCCAGACGGCGCCGGCAAGGGGGAGCTGTACCAGGGCCAGGAGAAGAGCATCCTCAAGTGCAACGAGAACGCCAACCACATCATTCCCAACGGGAAGTCGGAGGAGAACATTAAGAACGTGAAGCCGGAGGACATCAACCTCCTGGTGACGTGCAGGGATGACAGCAACCCGGTGATCTCGGTGAGCCACTCCGAGGTGGAGACGCCCGTGGATTGTTACTCCAACGGACAGGCCGCCCTGATGGGGGAGAAAAAgcacgaggaggaggaggggactGACAACAGGGCGAGACATTTGAAATTCATAGATTGGTTCTGTGGCTTTAAAAGTAAAAACGTAAACAAGAGAGTGGTTCGGGAGGTCGAGGAGGAGACTGTTTGTTTACAAATGCTGGAAGAGACTCCAAAAGTTAAACTATTACTAAATACTGGACTGGTCTGTGTCTGTTCCCTTGGAATCTTCATGTTTGTCTACTTCTCTTTGTGA